From Erwinia pyri, a single genomic window includes:
- a CDS encoding glycosyl transferase: MSDFFQNGVITTFHNLTARPVEDLEKDLVRFSEKRKMALILPSLFSELEGPALSNIVDELAKVPYLEEIVIGLDKADRDQFLYAREFFSRLPQRHRILWNDGPRLKALDAELDKEGLSPAQPGKGRNVWFCTGYTLASDKSSCVALHDCDIVTYERGMLARLLYPLANPSFQYEFCKGFYARVADNKLNGRVGRLLVGPLLRSLQKVYGHSEYLDYLTGFRYPLSGEFAMRTHVLNGIKIPGDWGLEIGVLSEIYRNYTTRQSCQVEIAHNYDHKHQPLSEEDGTGGLRRMSNDIVQSLLRKMATMGVNLTSDSFRVLKATYYRNALDMMEVYSHEAALNGLKFDQHAEEAAVEMFTQAILEAGASFIERPNEKPFIPSWSRVQSAFPDILHRIHEAVEEDNKGNV, encoded by the coding sequence ATGAGTGATTTTTTCCAGAACGGCGTGATTACCACTTTTCATAACCTCACGGCTCGTCCGGTAGAGGATCTCGAGAAGGATCTGGTGAGATTCTCCGAGAAACGTAAGATGGCATTAATTCTGCCGTCGCTTTTTTCCGAACTGGAAGGACCCGCTCTCAGCAACATTGTCGATGAGCTGGCAAAAGTGCCCTATCTTGAGGAAATTGTGATTGGCCTCGACAAGGCTGACCGCGACCAGTTCCTCTATGCCCGCGAGTTTTTTTCACGTCTGCCGCAGCGCCACCGGATCTTGTGGAACGATGGCCCCCGTCTGAAAGCGTTGGACGCTGAGCTGGATAAAGAGGGCCTTTCCCCTGCTCAGCCGGGCAAAGGGCGTAACGTCTGGTTCTGCACCGGCTATACGCTCGCGTCGGATAAATCTTCCTGCGTGGCGCTGCATGACTGCGATATCGTGACCTACGAACGCGGCATGCTGGCCCGGCTGCTCTACCCGCTGGCCAATCCCTCATTCCAGTATGAGTTCTGCAAAGGTTTCTATGCACGCGTAGCGGATAACAAGCTCAACGGTCGCGTTGGCCGACTGCTGGTTGGGCCTCTGCTTCGCTCGCTGCAGAAAGTCTACGGTCATTCGGAGTATCTCGATTACCTTACCGGCTTCCGCTATCCGTTATCGGGAGAGTTCGCTATGCGCACGCACGTTCTGAACGGGATAAAAATCCCGGGGGACTGGGGGCTGGAAATTGGTGTGCTTTCAGAGATCTACCGTAATTATACTACGCGGCAGAGCTGCCAGGTGGAAATAGCCCACAACTACGACCACAAGCATCAGCCCCTTTCGGAAGAGGATGGAACTGGCGGACTGCGCAGGATGAGTAATGATATCGTGCAGTCGCTGCTGCGTAAGATGGCGACAATGGGAGTGAACCTGACCAGCGACTCTTTCCGCGTATTGAAGGCCACCTACTACCGTAACGCGCTCGATATGATGGAAGTTTACAGCCATGAGGCAGCGCTGAATGGACTGAAGTTTGACCAGCATGCGGAGGAGGCAGCGGTAGAGATGTTTACCCAGGCCATTCTGGAGGCGGGTGCATCGTTTATTGAGCGACCAAATGAGAAGCCGTTTATTCCCAGCTGGAGTCGTGTTCAGTCCGCTTTCCCTGATATTCTGCACCGTATTCATGAAGCGGTAGAGGAAGATAACAAAGGAAACGTTTAA
- the dgcQ gene encoding cellulose biosynthesis regulator diguanylate cyclase DgcQ — MLSHALSATPRRVVHGCFLLAFLLLTLLTWREAVILKEDYEITQRDQLKTTSNTLERLGQHSTDEMIFYRNLMVQALYNPVKNSGITQLLAQFEQQRHHGVWHLSPGHPQAISVEGVADGWVKQHDLLNRDDASRLHNELTATLGISMLLQIQDPSRNFHSRMWYISRAGFFLSSSPTGVGTLESYARMVSRPYFTRMTPEANPTRKMLWTGVYDGLNNQGKVITTSIPLDQNGYWYGVLAMDFSLTRLKACLQQALPPGISGNVIIFNRKMELVVESDPQPLAGHSLSPDEHRRMISAVADREQGTLRFGSRFVTWTRSHHFHWVLVNIQTLKEGIAEESGRAAMVLIVMWLLFGAALILSHRLIIRLFDRMMLLQERLSWRANYDSLTRLLNRGAFFEKAEQLAQQCRQAQRPFSVIQMDLDRFKSVNDTWGHQAGDRVLSHAVATIQSVIRTKDVAGRVGGEEFCLVLPETGLKEAMEVAGRVRQKLASKEVLIESTLTLTITASLGVASSEEQQLCQFESLQSVADSRLYQAKTAGRNQVCGED, encoded by the coding sequence ATGCTATCGCACGCCTTGTCTGCAACCCCCAGAAGGGTGGTACATGGCTGTTTCCTGCTGGCCTTTCTCCTCTTAACTCTGTTGACGTGGCGGGAAGCGGTGATCTTAAAAGAAGATTATGAGATCACGCAGCGGGACCAGCTCAAAACGACCTCGAACACCCTCGAACGCTTAGGTCAGCACAGCACGGATGAGATGATTTTTTACCGAAATCTGATGGTGCAGGCGCTTTATAACCCGGTAAAGAACAGCGGGATAACTCAGCTACTGGCTCAGTTTGAGCAGCAGCGTCATCATGGGGTCTGGCATCTTAGCCCTGGCCATCCACAGGCAATTTCAGTGGAGGGGGTGGCCGATGGATGGGTGAAACAGCATGATTTACTGAACCGCGACGATGCGTCACGGCTCCATAATGAGCTGACCGCAACGCTGGGTATCAGTATGCTGCTGCAGATACAGGATCCCAGCAGGAATTTCCACTCACGCATGTGGTACATCTCACGTGCAGGCTTTTTTCTGAGTTCATCACCTACGGGAGTCGGTACGCTTGAGAGCTACGCCCGCATGGTGTCGCGCCCCTATTTCACCCGCATGACGCCGGAGGCGAATCCTACGCGAAAGATGCTCTGGACCGGGGTGTATGACGGGCTCAATAATCAGGGAAAAGTTATCACCACCAGCATTCCTCTCGATCAGAATGGCTACTGGTATGGTGTGCTGGCCATGGATTTTTCGCTGACGCGGCTGAAAGCCTGTTTGCAGCAGGCTCTGCCGCCGGGAATAAGCGGCAATGTGATAATTTTTAACAGAAAAATGGAGCTGGTGGTAGAGAGTGACCCACAGCCGCTCGCTGGCCACTCATTATCGCCGGATGAGCACAGGAGAATGATCTCCGCGGTGGCTGACCGGGAGCAGGGCACGCTACGCTTTGGCTCGCGTTTTGTTACCTGGACCCGAAGTCACCATTTCCACTGGGTTCTGGTAAATATCCAGACCCTGAAGGAGGGCATCGCTGAGGAGTCCGGGCGGGCGGCGATGGTGCTGATCGTAATGTGGCTGCTGTTTGGTGCAGCGCTGATTTTATCCCACCGGCTGATTATCCGCCTGTTTGACCGCATGATGCTGTTACAGGAGAGGTTAAGCTGGCGCGCCAATTATGACAGCCTGACCCGGTTACTGAACCGCGGAGCTTTTTTTGAAAAGGCTGAACAGCTTGCTCAGCAATGCAGGCAAGCGCAGCGTCCCTTCTCGGTGATCCAGATGGATCTGGACCGCTTTAAATCTGTCAACGACACCTGGGGCCATCAGGCTGGCGATCGGGTGCTCAGTCATGCGGTGGCAACTATCCAGTCGGTTATTCGCACTAAAGATGTGGCGGGTCGGGTCGGGGGAGAGGAGTTTTGCCTCGTGCTGCCTGAAACGGGACTGAAAGAGGCGATGGAAGTTGCCGGACGGGTCAGGCAAAAGCTGGCCAGTAAAGAGGTACTGATTGAGAGTACGCTGACGCTGACCATCACCGCTTCACTGGGCGTGGCTTCCAGCGAGGAGCAGCAGCTCTGTCAGTTTGAAAGCCTGCAATCGGTGGCCGACAGCAGGCTTTATCAGGCAAAAACAGCCGGACGTAATCAGGTATGCGGAGAAGATTAA
- a CDS encoding YodC family protein has product MIMVSDEVQLKNGGPAMVVTGYASGMVECRWYDGYSVRREAFREEELAPLLTGETQLAG; this is encoded by the coding sequence ATGATCATGGTCAGTGATGAAGTTCAGCTTAAAAACGGGGGGCCGGCGATGGTGGTGACGGGTTATGCAAGTGGCATGGTTGAATGCCGCTGGTATGACGGCTACAGCGTCCGGCGTGAAGCGTTCAGAGAAGAAGAGCTTGCGCCTCTGCTCACCGGGGAGACGCAACTTGCCGGTTAA
- a CDS encoding DUF808 domain-containing protein — MAGTSLLTLLDDIATLLDDISVMGKVAAKKTAGVLGDDLSLNAQQVSGVKANRELPVVWGVAKGSFLNKLILVPLALVISTWAPWAITPLLMVGGAYLCYEGFEKVLHSLHKDKAEQSPEAREKRIKSLAQQNAAEFEKKKIKGAIRTDFILSAEIVAITLGIVSEAPLMNQVLILAGIAILVTVGVYGIVACIVKIDDLGMWLQEKSSSVAKGIGGALLAMAPWMMKILTVVGTIAMFLVGGGIIVHGVPAIHHFISHYTADFSGLMASLMSNLANLVLGLIVGAIVLLGVNLIAKMRGK, encoded by the coding sequence TTGGCGGGAACGAGTTTACTGACACTGTTAGATGACATTGCCACATTGCTGGACGATATTTCCGTCATGGGCAAAGTTGCGGCAAAAAAGACCGCAGGTGTATTAGGCGATGACCTGTCGTTAAATGCTCAGCAGGTGAGCGGCGTAAAAGCGAATCGGGAGCTGCCGGTAGTCTGGGGCGTGGCGAAAGGATCATTTCTTAATAAGCTGATCCTGGTCCCGCTGGCGCTGGTGATTAGCACCTGGGCGCCCTGGGCGATCACCCCGTTGTTGATGGTCGGCGGCGCCTACCTCTGCTATGAGGGCTTCGAGAAAGTGCTGCACAGTCTGCATAAAGACAAAGCGGAGCAAAGCCCTGAGGCCAGAGAGAAGCGCATAAAAAGCCTGGCACAGCAAAATGCCGCTGAATTTGAGAAGAAAAAGATCAAAGGGGCGATACGCACCGACTTTATTCTTTCTGCAGAAATTGTGGCGATTACGCTAGGGATCGTCTCTGAAGCGCCGCTGATGAATCAGGTATTGATCCTCGCTGGCATCGCCATTCTGGTCACCGTTGGCGTTTACGGCATCGTCGCCTGTATCGTTAAAATTGATGACCTCGGGATGTGGCTACAGGAAAAATCTTCATCGGTGGCGAAAGGTATTGGCGGCGCGCTGCTGGCAATGGCGCCCTGGATGATGAAGATCCTGACCGTAGTTGGCACCATTGCGATGTTCCTGGTGGGCGGCGGCATTATTGTGCATGGTGTACCCGCTATTCATCACTTTATTTCCCATTACACTGCGGACTTTTCTGGCCTGATGGCCTCGCTGATGAGCAATCTGGCTAACCTGGTGCTGGGACTGATCGTGGGGGCAATTGTGCTGTTGGGGGTAAATTTGATTGCCAAAATGCGCGGTAAATAA
- the yedA gene encoding drug/metabolite exporter YedA, with the protein MLRRAPALLPLLSALFALYFIWGSTYFVIKLGVESWPPMMLAGLRFLLAGTVLMVFLLLRGERLPGWRPALNAALVGVMLLAVGNGAVTVAEHQNVPSGIAAVMVATVPLFAMCFSRLFGIQTRWIEWLGIAVGLVGIIMLNSGGHLGGNPWGAVMILVGSISWAFGSVWGSRITLPHGMMAGAIEMLTAGVVLLIASTLSGEHLTSRPGLQGLLALAYLSLFGSVIAINAYMYLIRNVTPAIATSYAYINPVVAVLLGISFGGESLTSREWLALAVIILAVVLVTLGKYLFPAKPSVKPCTLDE; encoded by the coding sequence ATGTTACGCCGTGCCCCTGCCCTGCTACCCCTGCTGTCAGCGCTTTTTGCCCTCTATTTTATCTGGGGTTCGACCTACTTCGTTATCAAGCTTGGCGTAGAAAGCTGGCCGCCAATGATGCTGGCCGGCCTGCGTTTTCTGCTTGCCGGCACGGTGCTGATGGTCTTTCTGTTACTGCGCGGCGAGCGGCTTCCCGGCTGGCGACCCGCGCTTAATGCGGCTCTGGTGGGCGTTATGCTGCTGGCCGTAGGCAACGGCGCCGTCACCGTAGCTGAACATCAGAACGTGCCTTCGGGCATTGCCGCTGTGATGGTCGCTACCGTACCGCTTTTTGCTATGTGCTTCAGCAGGCTGTTTGGCATTCAGACGCGCTGGATTGAGTGGCTCGGTATCGCGGTCGGGCTGGTGGGAATTATTATGCTCAACAGCGGCGGGCATCTGGGCGGCAACCCCTGGGGAGCAGTGATGATCCTGGTAGGGTCAATCAGCTGGGCATTTGGCTCGGTGTGGGGTTCAAGGATCACTCTGCCGCACGGCATGATGGCGGGCGCCATTGAGATGCTGACAGCGGGTGTGGTGCTGTTGATCGCCAGCACGCTGAGCGGCGAACACCTCACCTCCCGACCTGGCTTACAGGGTTTGCTGGCGCTGGCTTATCTGAGCCTGTTTGGCTCAGTAATCGCTATCAATGCTTACATGTATCTGATCCGCAACGTGACGCCAGCCATTGCCACCAGCTACGCCTATATTAATCCGGTAGTGGCGGTGTTGCTGGGCATCAGTTTTGGCGGGGAAAGCCTGACTTCCAGAGAGTGGCTGGCGCTGGCGGTGATTATTCTGGCGGTGGTGCTGGTAACGTTAGGGAAATATTTGTTCCCGGCAAAGCCTTCGGTAAAACCCTGCACGTTGGATGAGTAA
- a CDS encoding very short patch repair endonuclease: MADVHSSEIRSKNMRAIRTRDTAIETRLAELLTELGLGYRVQDKTLPGRPDFILEQYKAIIFVHGCFWHKHHCHLFKVPATRTAFWLGKIESNVARDKRYIAELTAAGWKVLLVWECALRGKTRLEEEALTSRLEEWICASTGNAEIDYQGIRQAGAPDSTEEDP; the protein is encoded by the coding sequence CTGAAATCCGCAGTAAAAACATGCGCGCTATCCGCACGCGTGATACTGCTATTGAAACCCGGCTGGCTGAACTGCTGACGGAGCTGGGGCTTGGCTATCGCGTGCAGGATAAAACGCTGCCTGGCCGACCTGACTTTATTCTGGAACAGTATAAGGCGATTATTTTCGTCCACGGTTGTTTCTGGCATAAGCACCATTGCCACCTGTTTAAAGTACCGGCCACCCGCACCGCCTTCTGGCTGGGGAAAATTGAGAGTAATGTCGCCCGTGATAAGCGCTATATCGCCGAACTTACCGCGGCGGGCTGGAAAGTTCTGCTGGTATGGGAATGCGCGCTGCGGGGTAAAACACGGCTGGAAGAGGAAGCCCTGACCAGCCGGCTGGAAGAGTGGATTTGTGCCTCCACGGGGAATGCAGAGATTGATTATCAGGGGATCAGGCAAGCTGGCGCGCCGGACTCAACTGAAGAGGATCCTTAA